In the Theobroma cacao cultivar B97-61/B2 chromosome 1, Criollo_cocoa_genome_V2, whole genome shotgun sequence genome, one interval contains:
- the LOC18612860 gene encoding uncharacterized protein LOC18612860: protein MGTEESKDPLKGVDWKAIGSELQKDPSAGAKPVIKKRLPKKIRQIPDCYFLPRMSLPSAIAFYGACIAGGIGAGMLLEVWINKKIKEDGGVIWEFDK, encoded by the exons ATGGGAACTGAAGAGTCAAAGGACCCATTGAAAGGGGTTGACTGGAAAGCAATCGGTAGTGAGTTGCAGAAGGACCCCAGTGCTGGTGCTAAACCAGTTATAAAGAAGCGGCTTCCTAAGAAGATTAGACAAATTCCAGattgttattttcttcctCGAATGTCCCTACCTTCTGCTATTGCCTTCTATGGAGCATGTATTGCTGGTGGTATTGGTGCTGGGATGTTGCTGGAGGTCTGgataaacaagaaaattaaag AGGATGGAGGCGTCATATGGGAGTTTGACAAATAG